One window of the Shewanella khirikhana genome contains the following:
- the cysD gene encoding sulfate adenylyltransferase subunit CysD, with translation MSGPVLSHLEQLEAESIQIFREVAAEFDNPVMLYSIGKDSSVLLHLARKAFYPGKIPFPLLHVDTDWKFREMIKFRDEAAVKYGFDLIVHKNPEGLAMGMNPFTFGSSKHTDVMKTEGLKQALNKYGFDAAFGGARRDEEKSRAKERVYSFRDSKHRWDPKNQRPELWHTYNGQVNKGESIRVFPLSNWTELDIWQYIYQENIDIVPLYFADHRPVVERDGTLIMVDDDRMPLKEGEVPEQKLVRFRTLGCYPLTGAIESSATSLTGIIEEMLLSRSSERQGRVIDHDSSGSMEKKKREGYF, from the coding sequence ATGTCAGGGCCTGTGTTAAGTCACCTTGAGCAACTGGAAGCGGAAAGCATCCAGATCTTCCGTGAAGTCGCGGCAGAATTTGATAACCCCGTGATGCTGTATTCCATCGGCAAGGACTCGTCTGTGCTGCTGCACCTGGCGCGTAAGGCCTTTTATCCGGGCAAAATTCCGTTCCCGCTGCTGCACGTGGATACCGACTGGAAATTCCGCGAGATGATCAAATTCCGCGACGAAGCGGCGGTGAAGTACGGTTTCGATCTGATTGTGCACAAGAACCCCGAAGGCCTTGCCATGGGCATGAACCCCTTTACTTTTGGTTCATCCAAGCACACTGACGTGATGAAGACCGAGGGCCTGAAGCAGGCACTGAACAAATACGGTTTCGACGCGGCCTTTGGCGGCGCCCGCCGTGATGAAGAGAAGTCCCGCGCCAAGGAGCGCGTGTATTCCTTCCGCGACAGCAAGCACCGCTGGGATCCGAAAAACCAGCGCCCCGAGCTGTGGCACACCTATAACGGCCAGGTGAACAAGGGCGAGAGCATCCGTGTGTTCCCACTGTCCAACTGGACCGAACTGGATATCTGGCAATACATCTATCAGGAAAACATCGACATAGTGCCGCTGTACTTTGCCGATCACCGCCCCGTGGTTGAGCGCGACGGCACCCTGATCATGGTCGATGACGACCGTATGCCACTGAAAGAAGGCGAAGTGCCCGAGCAAAAGCTGGTGCGCTTCCGCACCCTGGGTTGCTACCCGCTGACCGGCGCCATCGAATCCAGCGCCACCAGTCTGACCGGCATCATCGAAGAGATGCTGCTGTCCCGCTCCAGTGAGCGTCAGGGCAGGGTGATTGACCACGATTCATCGGGTTCCATGGAAAAGAAAAAGCGCGAGGGGTATTTCTGA
- the cobA gene encoding uroporphyrinogen-III C-methyltransferase — MDVVTLQGQGSIGKVWLVGAGPGDVDLLTLKAARVLANADAVLYDALVSDDILALIPKHAEKIAVGKRAGAHSARQEEINQLLVTKAYTRKNVVRLKGGDPFIFGRGGEELQTLVEAGVQFEVVPGITAASGTSAYAGIPLTHRDFAQGVTFITGHCQLESRPMDWQGYANPANTLVVYMGILNAGLIQRELTKHGRSADTPVAIVSRATTAHQQRVIGTLGELETLAKDERVVMPALMIVGEVVSLADSLNWFEPAAVSRPVAKQITN, encoded by the coding sequence ATGGATGTGGTAACGCTGCAGGGCCAAGGGTCTATCGGCAAGGTGTGGTTGGTTGGGGCCGGTCCCGGAGACGTGGATCTGCTCACCCTCAAGGCCGCCCGTGTGCTGGCAAACGCCGATGCGGTATTGTACGACGCCCTGGTGAGCGACGACATCCTCGCGCTTATTCCCAAACACGCTGAAAAGATTGCCGTAGGCAAACGCGCCGGTGCCCACAGTGCCCGCCAGGAAGAAATCAATCAACTGCTGGTGACCAAGGCTTACACCCGTAAAAACGTGGTGCGTCTCAAGGGCGGCGACCCCTTTATCTTCGGCCGTGGCGGCGAAGAGCTGCAAACCCTGGTGGAAGCCGGAGTGCAGTTTGAAGTGGTACCCGGTATCACGGCTGCCAGCGGTACTTCTGCCTATGCGGGTATCCCGCTCACCCACAGGGATTTTGCCCAGGGCGTGACCTTTATTACCGGCCATTGCCAGCTCGAAAGCCGTCCCATGGACTGGCAGGGCTACGCCAATCCGGCCAATACCCTGGTGGTGTACATGGGCATTCTCAATGCTGGACTTATCCAGCGTGAGCTGACCAAACATGGCCGCAGCGCCGACACCCCGGTTGCCATCGTCTCCCGTGCCACCACTGCCCATCAGCAGCGGGTGATTGGCACCCTGGGCGAGCTTGAAACCCTCGCCAAAGATGAGCGGGTGGTGATGCCGGCACTGATGATTGTGGGCGAAGTGGTCAGCCTGGCTGACAGCCTTAACTGGTTCGAGCCAGCCGCCGTGAGCCGCCCTGTGGCCAAACAGATTACGAATTGA
- a CDS encoding phospholipase A — protein MKNASKILIPLLFCSPFAFAGEDSLVDERVKDELATSEHPFVITPHKVNYILPVTYNSSPNMAPFEKEAAEHPFTLDEMEAKFQISFKFPLWYNVFGDNGHLFFAYTNQSYWQVYNKDISSPFRETNHEPELFMLFNNDWEVFGMTNSFWGFGAVHQSNGKSGDLSRSWNRLYGTMVFDRGPLAIGAKVWWRLPEDAKEYEGDPRGDDNPDIDDYMGNFELQAVYGLDEHRFTMLLRNNLDSPNRGAFEFTWSYPIIGNLRLYTQYFNGYGESLIDYNAHTQRIGIGFSINDIL, from the coding sequence ATGAAAAACGCCAGCAAAATACTGATCCCCCTGCTGTTCTGCTCACCCTTTGCCTTTGCCGGAGAAGATAGCCTGGTGGATGAGCGGGTCAAAGACGAGCTTGCCACTTCAGAACATCCGTTCGTTATCACCCCCCACAAGGTGAACTACATATTGCCGGTGACCTACAACAGCTCGCCCAATATGGCGCCCTTTGAAAAAGAGGCCGCAGAACATCCGTTCACCCTGGACGAGATGGAAGCCAAGTTTCAGATAAGCTTTAAGTTTCCCCTCTGGTATAACGTGTTTGGTGACAACGGCCACCTGTTTTTTGCCTACACCAACCAGTCCTACTGGCAGGTGTATAACAAGGACATCTCCTCCCCCTTCCGGGAAACCAACCACGAACCCGAGCTGTTTATGTTGTTCAACAACGACTGGGAAGTGTTTGGCATGACCAACTCCTTCTGGGGTTTTGGCGCTGTGCACCAGTCCAACGGCAAGTCAGGCGATTTGTCCCGCAGCTGGAACCGCCTCTACGGCACCATGGTGTTTGATCGTGGCCCGCTGGCCATAGGTGCCAAGGTGTGGTGGCGACTGCCGGAAGATGCCAAAGAATACGAAGGCGACCCACGTGGTGATGACAACCCGGATATCGATGATTACATGGGTAATTTCGAGCTGCAGGCGGTGTATGGTCTGGATGAACATCGCTTCACCATGCTGCTGAGAAACAATCTCGACAGCCCCAACCGCGGCGCCTTTGAGTTCACCTGGAGTTACCCCATCATCGGCAATTTGCGACTTTATACCCAATACTTTAATGGCTATGGCGAAAGCCTTATCGACTACAACGCCCATACACAACGTATAGGTATAGGTTTCTCAATCAACGACATCCTGTAA
- a CDS encoding S41 family peptidase produces MTASSTPAQDAGLPTFEAVLAILVIIITLSAMRLSLFLWPETPRAELLTAREMRQDLFVLSREIETHSAFLSLDQHDKLERIDAYMKALMNRYPDQIPADVFGAEVLKILNLLQDPGIATSEEAEFGRRLPVSLRAMENRWLALKDDLSPLDEEYPFVSHMDGIPIARWQEAAQAFLPGAARYSLSEQGHWLERITLLRAELGLKEREQVVLTLTSPEGQSRRQALALLPPAPQLDGPPAFNVSPMDNHSTLVTIGDLDELEHNRGHLLALEDAMNSPLLVLDLRRARGQSPALLTVLGAYDDNDSALVGFARYRASADKRNDYLGTEAYRAVGDGPLMAEDEAHTRFGQWFARSQPKRAKVDGRLALIAGPGCRQECEWVVHSAKDWQRAIIIGEDTLGDLGKLHRFRLPNLKQYFFFSSSLAYARDGRLISGAGTSPDIWVAGQESFDAQGLLALIGELTELPAVATPDTPEMTDSPNTDTNSEAGKAAETNGTGTETGADKALESKPAAEPAPATEPKPATGPKSENAKQTQPQP; encoded by the coding sequence ATGACGGCGTCTTCGACACCAGCACAGGACGCCGGCCTGCCGACCTTTGAGGCAGTGCTGGCCATTCTGGTCATTATCATTACCCTCAGCGCCATGCGACTGAGTCTGTTCCTGTGGCCCGAAACGCCACGGGCTGAGTTGCTGACGGCCCGAGAAATGCGCCAGGATCTGTTTGTACTGTCGCGGGAAATCGAAACCCACTCGGCATTTCTTTCGCTGGATCAACACGATAAGCTCGAGCGTATCGACGCCTACATGAAGGCGTTGATGAACCGCTATCCGGATCAGATCCCCGCCGATGTGTTTGGCGCCGAAGTGCTGAAAATCCTGAATCTGCTGCAGGACCCAGGGATAGCCACCAGCGAAGAAGCCGAGTTTGGCCGACGTTTGCCGGTATCGCTGAGGGCCATGGAAAATCGCTGGCTGGCGCTGAAAGACGACCTGAGTCCGCTGGATGAAGAGTATCCCTTTGTCAGCCACATGGATGGCATTCCCATCGCCCGCTGGCAGGAAGCGGCCCAGGCGTTTTTACCCGGCGCCGCCCGTTACAGCCTCAGTGAGCAGGGGCATTGGCTTGAGCGCATCACCTTGCTGCGGGCCGAACTGGGGTTAAAGGAGCGCGAGCAGGTGGTGCTGACACTCACCAGCCCCGAAGGCCAAAGCCGCAGACAAGCTCTGGCACTGTTACCCCCGGCTCCACAGCTCGATGGGCCACCGGCCTTTAACGTCAGCCCCATGGATAACCACAGCACCCTGGTAACCATTGGCGATCTGGACGAGCTTGAGCACAACCGCGGTCATCTGCTGGCACTGGAAGACGCCATGAACTCGCCGCTGCTGGTATTGGACCTGCGCCGCGCCAGAGGCCAGAGTCCGGCGCTGCTTACTGTGCTGGGCGCCTATGACGACAACGACAGCGCCCTGGTCGGCTTTGCCCGCTACCGCGCTTCGGCCGATAAACGCAACGACTACCTGGGCACCGAGGCTTACCGCGCGGTAGGCGATGGCCCCTTGATGGCAGAAGATGAGGCCCATACCCGCTTTGGTCAGTGGTTTGCCCGCAGCCAGCCCAAACGTGCCAAGGTTGATGGCCGCCTTGCATTGATTGCCGGCCCAGGCTGCCGCCAGGAGTGTGAATGGGTGGTGCACAGCGCCAAAGACTGGCAGCGCGCCATTATCATCGGCGAGGACACCCTGGGCGACCTTGGCAAGCTGCATCGCTTTCGGCTGCCGAACCTGAAACAGTATTTCTTCTTCTCAAGCTCCCTCGCCTACGCCCGTGATGGCCGGTTGATTTCCGGCGCCGGCACCAGCCCGGATATCTGGGTTGCTGGCCAGGAAAGCTTTGACGCCCAAGGTCTGCTGGCGCTGATTGGAGAGCTGACGGAGCTGCCCGCAGTTGCCACTCCCGACACGCCAGAAATGACCGATTCACCCAATACCGACACCAATTCAGAAGCAGGCAAGGCCGCTGAAACCAATGGAACAGGAACAGAAACAGGCGCTGACAAGGCTTTAGAGTCCAAGCCAGCGGCTGAGCCAGCGCCTGCCACTGAGCCAAAGCCTGCCACTGGGCCAAAGTCTGAGAACGCCAAACAGACTCAGCCACAGCCTTAG
- a CDS encoding TonB-dependent receptor, whose amino-acid sequence MTSQDKKKFGLSSLSLAITLAMTGVTAGTAWAEEAQEEAQATDNIEKIAIVGSRAAPRSVGESPVPVDIIGNEEFTKNGTTDMNDLLGKVVPSYNVNTQPISDAATLVRPANMRGLAPDHTLILVNGKRRHRAAVISFLGGGVSNGAQGPDISVIPAIALKQVEVLRDGAAAQYGSDAIAGVINFQLKDNAEGGTIEARYGEFYEGDGSSPMIAANVGMPLTENGFFNVSAEYKTADATSRSVQRDDAAGLIASGNTAVANPAQIWGAPETKDDFKFFFNAGLDLNANQTAYMFGNWARRDVEGGFYFRNPNNRGGVYSNDEGETLLVGDLTGDMSGNCPVITITDNVPDAAALEQVKNDPNCFVFNELFPGGFTPRFGGVIEDTSLSAGVKGTMANNLNYDFGVSYGKSDADFYIKNTVNASLGPDSPNDFKPGRYVQLERGASLDFSYFEVDEWSFAAGLEFRRETFEIYNGDPASFEIGPLYTQGFGIGSNGFPGFKPQDSGSWSRNNYAAYFDAEHDLTDNWLVTGALRYEYYDDFGSTTNWKLSSILNVTDDFSLRAAASTGFRAPTVGQSNVRNVTTAFSGGQLEDQATLPPTNPISIQKGATPLEPETSVNLSFGAVLTVGEFFLTADYFHISLEDRITQSSNQELTQADKDALIAQGVLDANSYSSVLYFTNDFDTTTQGVDLVASYAPEWLDGANFALAYNWTETSVDSFNPENISEARVKVLEDGLPHHKGTLTWTQEINANLRSMVRMNYYGEFYEDHLDSEGDLPIYNGSTVTFDAEIGYDFNENWSIAIGAQNLFDTYPDENPWAGIAGAAYPVTSPYGFNGGYYYGRLNYNF is encoded by the coding sequence ATGACTTCACAAGACAAGAAAAAATTCGGCCTGAGCTCACTGAGCCTGGCAATCACGCTGGCTATGACGGGGGTTACCGCCGGCACCGCATGGGCAGAAGAAGCCCAGGAAGAAGCTCAGGCAACTGACAATATTGAGAAAATTGCGATTGTTGGTTCCCGTGCTGCGCCTCGCTCTGTGGGTGAGTCGCCGGTGCCTGTTGATATTATCGGTAACGAAGAGTTCACCAAAAACGGCACCACCGACATGAACGACCTGCTCGGCAAGGTGGTTCCTTCTTACAACGTTAACACTCAGCCTATTTCAGATGCCGCCACCCTGGTTCGCCCGGCCAACATGCGTGGTTTGGCGCCAGATCACACTCTGATCCTGGTGAATGGCAAGCGCCGCCACCGCGCGGCGGTTATTTCTTTCCTCGGCGGCGGTGTTTCCAACGGTGCCCAGGGTCCCGATATCTCTGTGATCCCCGCCATCGCACTCAAGCAGGTTGAAGTGCTGCGTGACGGCGCGGCGGCCCAGTATGGTTCCGACGCCATTGCCGGTGTGATTAACTTCCAGCTCAAAGACAACGCTGAGGGCGGCACCATCGAAGCCCGCTACGGCGAATTCTATGAAGGTGACGGCTCAAGCCCGATGATCGCCGCCAACGTAGGTATGCCTCTGACTGAAAATGGCTTCTTTAACGTCAGCGCCGAGTACAAAACTGCCGATGCGACCAGCCGCAGCGTGCAGCGTGACGACGCCGCCGGTCTGATTGCCAGCGGCAACACCGCCGTGGCCAATCCTGCGCAAATCTGGGGCGCCCCGGAAACCAAGGATGACTTCAAGTTCTTCTTCAATGCCGGCTTGGATCTGAACGCCAATCAAACCGCCTATATGTTCGGTAACTGGGCTCGCCGCGATGTAGAAGGTGGCTTCTACTTCCGTAACCCCAATAACCGTGGCGGTGTATATAGCAATGATGAGGGTGAAACCCTGCTGGTTGGCGATCTGACCGGTGACATGTCAGGTAATTGCCCTGTTATTACCATCACCGACAATGTGCCTGACGCAGCGGCGCTTGAGCAGGTGAAAAACGATCCAAACTGCTTTGTATTCAACGAACTGTTCCCCGGTGGCTTCACTCCCCGTTTCGGTGGTGTGATTGAAGACACCTCGCTGAGCGCCGGTGTGAAGGGCACCATGGCCAACAACCTGAACTATGACTTCGGGGTAAGCTACGGCAAGAGTGACGCCGACTTCTACATCAAGAACACGGTTAACGCCTCTCTCGGCCCGGATTCTCCCAACGATTTCAAACCAGGCCGTTATGTGCAGCTTGAGCGCGGTGCCTCGCTGGATTTCAGCTATTTCGAAGTGGATGAGTGGAGCTTTGCAGCGGGTCTGGAATTCCGCCGTGAAACCTTCGAAATCTACAATGGTGACCCAGCCTCTTTCGAGATTGGCCCACTGTATACCCAAGGCTTTGGTATTGGTTCCAACGGCTTCCCTGGCTTCAAGCCTCAGGATTCCGGTTCCTGGAGCCGTAACAACTACGCCGCTTACTTTGATGCCGAGCACGACCTGACCGATAACTGGTTGGTAACCGGCGCCCTGCGTTATGAGTACTACGATGACTTCGGCTCTACCACCAACTGGAAGCTGAGTTCTATCCTGAACGTGACCGATGACTTCTCGCTGCGTGCCGCCGCCAGTACAGGTTTCCGTGCGCCAACCGTTGGTCAGAGCAACGTGCGTAACGTGACCACGGCTTTCTCCGGTGGTCAGCTGGAAGATCAGGCCACTTTGCCGCCAACCAACCCAATCTCAATTCAGAAGGGTGCAACGCCACTGGAGCCGGAAACCTCAGTTAACCTGTCGTTTGGTGCCGTGCTCACCGTGGGCGAGTTCTTCCTGACTGCGGATTACTTCCACATCAGCCTGGAAGACCGCATCACCCAGAGCTCAAACCAGGAACTGACCCAGGCCGACAAGGACGCGCTGATCGCTCAGGGCGTACTGGATGCCAACAGCTACAGTTCAGTGCTGTACTTCACCAACGACTTCGACACCACCACCCAAGGTGTTGACTTGGTGGCAAGCTACGCCCCTGAGTGGCTGGACGGTGCCAACTTTGCCCTGGCTTACAACTGGACTGAAACCTCTGTTGACAGCTTCAACCCAGAGAACATCAGTGAAGCCCGTGTGAAGGTGCTGGAAGACGGTTTGCCACACCACAAGGGCACGCTGACCTGGACCCAGGAAATCAACGCCAACCTGCGCTCTATGGTGCGTATGAACTACTACGGCGAGTTCTACGAAGATCACCTGGATTCAGAGGGCGATCTGCCTATCTATAACGGTTCTACCGTGACCTTTGATGCCGAAATCGGTTATGACTTCAACGAAAACTGGAGCATTGCCATCGGTGCGCAGAACCTGTTTGACACCTACCCAGATGAAAACCCATGGGCCGGGATCGCCGGTGCAGCTTACCCTGTGACCTCTCCATACGGTTTCAACGGTGGCTACTACTATGGTCGCCTGAACTATAACTTCTGA
- a CDS encoding AMP-binding protein, with protein MSQNHHPGLDIAEYASLTDLFAKACARYADKPAFACLGKRHSFAEINVLSDQFAAFLTHHCNLTPGDRIAIQLPNLTQFVIAAYGALKAGMVLVNTNPLYTERELIHQFKDAGAKVLVVLSDLLPTLAKVVAETPIEQVISTHALDLISPQIQPKTGLKNIEFLKALALGTEHLGPNTPFSPMPANHSTLAALQYTGGTTGLSKGAMLSHGNLIANALQCRDRLQDVITPGEDIFVAPLPIYHIYAFLVNLVLYVERGGCSVLIPNPRDIPALIKTLGQYSFTGFAGLNTLFVAMCHQSEFKALDFSKLKLTISGGTALTEAASNLWQQTTGCTISEGYGLSETSPVVTLNRPRHERLGTIGEPVLATEVQILNENDEEVTQGDAGELAVRGPQVMAGYWQQAAETERVFTQDGFFKTGDIAIAEPDGCYRIVDRKKDMVLVSGFNVYPNEVENVLASHAMVLECAVIGVPDERSGEAVKAVIVLKGDSNQDEARAAIAAHCAANLAGYKQPKIIKFVDALPKSTVGKILRRALRN; from the coding sequence ATGAGCCAGAATCACCATCCAGGGTTGGATATAGCGGAATACGCCTCACTGACAGACCTGTTTGCCAAGGCTTGCGCACGCTACGCCGACAAGCCAGCCTTTGCCTGCCTGGGCAAACGCCACAGCTTTGCTGAAATCAATGTGCTTTCCGATCAGTTTGCCGCCTTCCTGACTCACCACTGCAACCTGACACCTGGCGATCGAATCGCCATTCAGCTGCCTAACCTGACTCAGTTTGTGATTGCTGCCTATGGCGCACTCAAGGCCGGTATGGTGCTGGTGAATACCAACCCGCTGTATACCGAGCGGGAGCTTATCCATCAGTTCAAAGATGCCGGCGCCAAGGTGTTGGTGGTGCTGTCGGACTTGCTGCCAACCCTGGCGAAGGTGGTGGCCGAAACCCCAATCGAACAGGTGATTTCGACCCATGCGCTGGATCTGATTTCGCCGCAGATCCAACCTAAAACCGGCCTTAAAAACATCGAGTTTTTAAAGGCGCTGGCCCTTGGCACCGAGCATCTTGGGCCCAATACGCCCTTTAGCCCCATGCCTGCCAACCACAGCACCCTGGCAGCACTGCAATACACAGGCGGCACCACAGGGCTTTCAAAGGGCGCCATGCTGAGCCACGGCAACCTGATTGCCAATGCGCTGCAATGCCGCGACCGGCTGCAGGATGTCATCACCCCGGGTGAAGATATTTTTGTGGCGCCGCTGCCCATCTACCATATCTATGCGTTTTTGGTGAATCTGGTGCTCTATGTTGAGCGTGGTGGCTGCTCTGTGCTTATCCCCAACCCGAGGGATATTCCGGCGCTGATTAAGACGCTGGGGCAGTATTCCTTCACCGGTTTTGCCGGACTCAACACCCTGTTTGTGGCCATGTGTCATCAAAGCGAATTCAAAGCGCTGGATTTCAGCAAGCTTAAACTCACCATCTCCGGCGGTACCGCGCTGACCGAAGCGGCGTCAAACCTGTGGCAACAAACCACGGGCTGCACCATCAGCGAAGGCTATGGTCTGTCGGAAACCTCCCCTGTGGTCACTCTCAATCGGCCGCGCCACGAGCGGCTTGGCACCATTGGCGAGCCGGTGCTGGCCACCGAAGTGCAGATCCTGAATGAGAATGATGAAGAGGTAACCCAAGGTGACGCGGGTGAGCTTGCTGTGCGCGGCCCGCAGGTGATGGCCGGTTACTGGCAGCAAGCCGCAGAAACCGAGCGGGTGTTCACACAGGATGGCTTTTTCAAAACCGGTGATATCGCCATCGCCGAGCCTGATGGCTGCTATCGCATCGTCGATAGAAAGAAGGACATGGTGCTGGTATCTGGCTTTAACGTGTACCCCAACGAGGTGGAAAACGTGCTGGCAAGCCATGCCATGGTGCTGGAGTGCGCCGTGATTGGTGTGCCCGATGAGCGCAGTGGCGAAGCGGTTAAAGCGGTAATAGTGCTCAAAGGCGATAGCAACCAGGATGAAGCCAGAGCCGCCATTGCCGCGCACTGTGCGGCCAATCTTGCCGGTTATAAGCAGCCGAAAATCATCAAGTTTGTTGATGCTCTGCCCAAAAGCACCGTAGGTAAAATACTGCGCCGGGCGCTTAGAAACTAA
- a CDS encoding acetyl-CoA hydrolase/transferase family protein: MVPKYCATALEAVSLIDNDEFIWTHSMGATPRLLLEALAEHALTRTNLTLLQLHTEHAECLSGPELEGHLRHRCYFGGRPTRALLAEARADYVPVFLSEVPKLFRRREQRIDTAIVQVSPPDKHGMCSLGISVEATRAACEVAGKIIAHINPRMPRTHGDSFIPLSRFDAIFEAPMELPEHALATTDGVSQAIGRNVAALVRDGDCLQMGIGGIPDAVLGCLGNHQHLGVHTELFSDGILSLVERGVVDNSHKRFCPGKLVTGFALGSRRLYDFVDDNPQVAFLDIEQVNDTAIIRRNPQVMAINSALQVDVTGQVCADSIGTRIYSGVGGQMDFIRGAGLSEGGRSVIAMPSTACGGKLSRISTVLSPGAGVVTTRAHVHYIVTEYGVAYMRGKSIRERARSLIDIAHPDFREQLARETHEMWGLSV; this comes from the coding sequence ATGGTACCCAAGTACTGTGCCACTGCTCTTGAGGCGGTGTCGTTAATCGATAATGACGAGTTTATCTGGACCCACTCCATGGGGGCGACCCCGAGACTCTTGCTCGAAGCGCTGGCCGAGCACGCGCTGACCCGTACTAATCTCACACTATTACAACTACATACAGAGCACGCCGAGTGTTTGAGCGGCCCCGAGCTTGAGGGGCATCTGCGCCATCGCTGCTATTTTGGCGGCAGGCCAACCCGGGCGCTGCTGGCCGAGGCCCGAGCCGACTATGTGCCGGTGTTTTTATCTGAAGTGCCCAAGCTGTTTCGCCGCCGCGAGCAGCGCATCGATACTGCCATAGTGCAGGTGTCGCCGCCGGATAAGCACGGCATGTGTTCCTTGGGCATTTCGGTGGAGGCGACCCGCGCAGCCTGCGAGGTGGCGGGTAAAATCATTGCCCATATCAATCCCAGAATGCCCCGCACCCACGGTGACAGCTTTATCCCTCTAAGCCGTTTCGATGCGATTTTTGAAGCGCCGATGGAGCTGCCCGAGCATGCGCTCGCCACGACCGATGGCGTGAGTCAGGCGATTGGCCGCAATGTGGCGGCCTTGGTGCGCGACGGCGATTGTTTGCAAATGGGTATAGGCGGCATTCCCGATGCGGTGCTCGGCTGCCTTGGCAATCACCAGCACCTTGGGGTGCATACCGAGCTTTTTTCCGATGGCATTCTGAGCCTGGTGGAGCGCGGGGTCGTGGACAACAGTCACAAACGTTTTTGCCCCGGCAAGCTGGTAACCGGCTTTGCCCTTGGCAGCCGCCGATTGTACGACTTCGTCGATGACAACCCGCAGGTGGCCTTTCTCGATATCGAGCAGGTGAACGATACTGCGATTATTCGCCGCAACCCACAGGTGATGGCGATTAACTCGGCGCTGCAGGTGGATGTGACCGGTCAGGTGTGCGCCGACTCCATCGGTACCCGCATCTACTCCGGTGTGGGGGGGCAGATGGACTTTATCCGCGGCGCCGGGCTGTCGGAAGGTGGCCGTTCGGTCATTGCCATGCCAAGCACGGCCTGTGGTGGCAAGCTGTCGCGCATCAGTACTGTGCTGTCGCCGGGGGCTGGGGTCGTGACCACCCGAGCCCATGTGCACTACATAGTGACTGAATACGGGGTGGCCTATATGCGCGGCAAGTCGATAAGGGAGCGGGCGCGTTCTCTGATTGATATTGCCCATCCGGATTTTCGTGAGCAGCTTGCGCGCGAAACCCATGAAATGTGGGGCCTGTCGGTTTAG